The Nycticebus coucang isolate mNycCou1 chromosome 2, mNycCou1.pri, whole genome shotgun sequence genome includes a window with the following:
- the BRD3OS gene encoding putative uncharacterized protein BRD3OS — protein MSGRVPLAEKALSEGYARLRYRDTSLLIWQQQQQKLESVPPGTYLSRSRSMWYSQYGNEAILVRDKNKLEVSRDTGQSKFCTLM, from the coding sequence ATGAGTGGCCGCGTCCCCCTGGCAGAGAAGGCCTTGTCTGAAGGCTATGCCCGCCTCCGGTATAGGGACACGTCTTTGCTCATctggcaacagcagcagcagaaatTGGAATCGGTGCCGCCCGGGACATACCTGAGCAGGAGCCGAAGCATGTGGTACTCACAGTATGGGAATGAGGCCATCTTAGTCCGAGACAAAAACAAGCTGGAGGTCTCCCGGGACACAGGCCAGTCCAAGTTCTGCACACTTATGTAA